The Setaria italica strain Yugu1 chromosome IX, Setaria_italica_v2.0, whole genome shotgun sequence genome has a window encoding:
- the LOC101769589 gene encoding protein SODIUM POTASSIUM ROOT DEFECTIVE 2: MAPLLFRDMKGLSCSSPASTAICPSLERQPMVRSHKAIASASPLSQVPTEPRTHRHDGKKGQQHKAAAVSNGGGLVSPAGSSRYLLSGRFASATQEEIQEVETAPAVDAKREEASEAADAKNTQAQEQVVVLKVSLHCKACAGKVKKHLSKMEGVTSFDIDFAAKKVTVVGDVTPLGVLNSVSKVKNAQLWAAAPPPPTAIAV; encoded by the exons ATGGCTCCTCTGCTCTTCAGGGACATGAAGGGCCTCtcgtgctcgtcgccggcgtccaCCGCGATATGCCCGAGCCTGGAGCGGCAGCCGATGGTCCGGTCACACAAGGCCATTGCCAGTGCCAGCCCGCTGTCGCAGGTCCCCACCGAGCCCAGGACGCACAGGCACGACGGCAAGAAGGGGCAGCAGCAcaaggccgccgccgtctcAAACGGCGGTGGCCTCGTCAGCCCCGCCGGCTCGTCCAGGTACCTGCTCAGCGGCCGCTTCGCCTCCGCCACGCAGGAGGAGATCCAGGAGGTGGAGACTGCCCCGGCCGTTGATGCCAAGCGGGAGGAAGCAAGCGAAGCAGCTGATGCGAAGAACACACAGGCGCAAGAACAG GTGGTTGTGCTGAAGGTATCCCTGCACTGCAAAGCATGCGCTGGGAAAGTGAAGAAGCACCTCTCCAAGATGGAAG GTGTGACGTCGTTCGACATCGACTTCGCGGCGAAGAAGGTGACGGTGGTCGGCGACGTGACGCCGCTGGGGGTGCTAAACAGCGTGTCCAAGGTGAAGAACGCCCAGctctgggcggcggcgccgccgccgccgacggcgataGCCGTCTGA
- the LOC105915095 gene encoding uncharacterized protein LOC105915095 translates to MPSKKEHESIESGGHGSESTKDDIDEAMTQQTEPSPPADQASAGDDLLSGLCDDVLVHILGLAEHAGDAVRTGALSRRWRGLWRRAPALRFASGRWFEHGGRAHGFIASVDDTLALRARSGHGRLEELEIRFLMWDYAFCEHKQQLVPSSVGAAERWIRHVEFQNSALRPSPIVTIVLALDIDIIKGRIPQLDHVRSLKARIIPSARNLNLHSFGDCVASLLTAFKNLRYLRLDIACFHIKEVQSVPKSNFICDHWESHKISFIHLMKADFRGVTGTDCELWFLQYVL, encoded by the exons ATGCCGTCCAAGAAGGAGCACGAATCGATCGAATCCGGcggccatggatcggagtcCACGAAGGACGACATAGACGAGGCGATGACACAGCAGACGGAGCCGAGTCCACCAGCCGACCAAGCCAGCGCCGGCGACGATCTGCTCAGCGGCCTCTGCGACGACGTGCTCGTGCACATCCTCGGGCTTGCGGAACACGCGGGCGACGCGGTGCGCACGGGCGCGCTCTCGCGCCGGTGGCGCGGCCTCTGGCGGCGCGCCCCCGCGCTCCGCTTCGCCTCAGGGCGGTGGTTCGAGCACGGCGGGAGAGCCCATGGATTCATCGCCTCCGTCGACGACACCCTCGCGCTCCGCGCGCGATCCGGCCACGGCCGCCTCGAGGAGCTGGAGATCCGCTTCCTCATGTGGGACTACGCGTTCTGCGAACACAAACAGCAGCTCGTGCCGTCGTCCGTCGGAGCAGCGGAGAGGTGGATTCG CCATGTTGAATTCCAGAATTCAGCTTTGAGGCCATCGCCAATAGTGACCATTGTGCTGGCTCTGGACATCGACATAATCAAAGGCAGGATACCACAACTCGATCACGTGCGATCTTTGAAGGCTCGTATTATTCCTTCAGCGAGGAATCTGAACCTGCATTCCTTTGGGGATTGTGTAGCAAGCCTCCTCACAGCATTCAAGAATCTTAGATACCTCCGCCTAGACATCGCTTGCTTCCACATCAAGGAG GTGCAATCAGTTCCGAAGTCAAATTTCATATGCGACCACTGGGAATCCCATAAAATCTCGTTCATTCACCTCATGAAAGCAGATTTTAGGGGAGTAACCGGAACCGATTGTGAACTCTGGTTCTTGCAGTACGTGCTCTAA
- the LOC101773250 gene encoding putative FBD-associated F-box protein At5g50270 encodes MESTKDDDVDEPTKQQTEPSPPAGDQSIVGAADLLSGLCDDVLVHILGLAKDAKDAVRTGALSRRWRGLWRRVPALRFASRQGNAKGFMAFVDDTLALRARSGDGGLEQLEIRLNMRNAACRNERLVPPSIGAAERWIRYAVRHGVKSFQFELDLPKEDDEDEDEEAPVMVLDELPSSAKLEAMFLDLSYAWVSLPATVVFASLTDLKLEFMKVAGDNVLLLGRLVSSACCPNLRKLHMFSVTLAGPGQQKLLVEAGVLKELSLEEMDGMRSLELRAPSLRVLRIEDCDDLESLAASAPRLEKLSCRGNPLLIIDGDFPSVSLLKLDLKSHGHAYGDDSNYGRIKLLQRCRSASRLSIDFDASMVCT; translated from the coding sequence atggagtcCACGAAGGACGACGACGTAGACGAGCCCACGAAACAGCAAACGGAGCCGAGTCCACCTGCCGGCGACCAATccatcgtcggcgccgccgatcTGCTCAGCGGCCTCTGCGACGATGTGCTCGTGCACATCCTCGGGCTGGCGAAAGACGCGAAAGACGCGGTGCGCACGGGCGCGCTCTCGCGCCGGTGGCGCGGCCTCTGGCGACGCGTCCCCGCGCTCCGCTTCGCCTCACGCCAAGGGAACGCAAAGGGATTCATGGCCTTCGTCGACGACACCCTCGCGCTCCGTGCGCgatccggcgacggcggcctcgAGCAGCTGGAGATCCGCTTGAACATGCGGAACGCCGCCTGCCGCAACGAACGACTCGTGCCGCCATCCATCGGAGCGGCGGAGAGGTGGATCCGGTACGCTGTGCGGCACGGGGTGAAGTCTTTCCAATTCGAGCTGGATCTGCCCAAAGAAGatgacgaggacgaagacgaagaGGCGCCCGTGATGGTTCTTGACGAGCTTCCAAGCTCTGCAAAGCTGGAAGCCATGTTTTTGGACTTAAGCTACGCCTGGGTCAGTCTCCCTGCCACCGTAGTATTCGCATCGCTCACGGATCTCAAGCTTGAGTTCATGAAGGTAGCAGGCGACAATGTCCTCCTCCTTGGCCGCCTCGTGTCGTCTGCGTGCTGCCCAAACCTACGGAAGCTTCACATGTTCTCCGTTACCCTTGCTGGGCCTGGGCAGCAAAAACTACTGGTCGAGGCCGGTGTACTCAAGGAGCTCTCGCTGGAGGAGATGGACGGAATGAGATCGCTGGAGCTGAGAGCTCCTAGCCTTCGGGTTCTCCGCATCGAGGATTGCGACGACCTGGAATCGCTCGCGGCCTCGGCCCCGAGGCTGGAGAAGCTCTCGTGCCGGGGAAACCCCTTGTTGATCATCGATGGGGACTTCCCCTCCGTGTCCCTCCTCAAGCTTGACTTGAAGTCGCATGGGCACGCCTATGGCGATGACAGTAACTATGGCAGAATTAAACTCCTCCAGCGCTGTCGCTCGGCCAGCCGCCTGTCTATTGATTTTGATGCTTCAATGGTATGCACCTAG
- the LOC101773661 gene encoding F-box/FBD/LRR-repeat protein At1g80470, producing MESSKDVVVHDAKRAKLRLATADHHGGTAAAGWQKDLISGLCDDVLLRILGLVPDATDAVRTGALSRRWRGLWTRAPALRFTLWPRNRICWPHRLDNAERFIAFASNVLALRAQQSGDAAIEHLKISFPFDFEGDTDQLLRLQSIRAAETWIRCAAQQSVKSFCFDQRLPRRPIPAAENGDEEDEDERDEGPDVMVLDDLPSSEKLETMSLDLDGGCRVRLPSAVVFASLVDLTIKFMKVAAGSGHLLARLLSSDCCPSLQKLCMWFVRLPSGMNELLLENSSLLELTLDDMDDMSLIELRTPSLRVLEVKECMDLEVLVVSAPRLEELMFLENSSQVLIDGDLSSVGRLKLDFQMINA from the exons ATGGAGTCTAGCAAGGACGTCGTCGTCCACGATGCGAAACGAGCAAAGCTGAGGCTAGCAACCGCCGATCACCAtggcggcaccgccgccgccgggtggcAAAAGGATCTCATCAGCGGCCTCTGCGACGACGTGCTCCTGCGCATCCTCGGGCTGGTCCCCGACGCGACCGACGCGGTGCGCACGGGCGCGCtctcgcggcggtggcgcggcctcTGGACGCGCGCCCCCGCGCTCCGCTTCACCCTGTGGCCACGGAACAGAATCTGTTGGCCGCATAGGCTAGACAACGCCGAGCGATTCATCGCCTTCGCCAGCAACGTCCTCGCTCTGCGCGCGCAGCAATCAGGCGACGCCgccatcgagcacctgaagATCTCGTTCCCATTCGACTTTGAAGGCGACACAGATCAGCTCCTCCGGCTACAGTCCATCCGCGCCGCGGAGACGTGGATCCGGTGCGCTGCGCAGCAATCGGTGAAGTCTTTCTGCTTCGACCAGCGCCTCCCTCGACGTCCTATACCTGCCGCAGAGAACggggatgaggaagatgaggacGAAAGAGACGAGGGGCCTGACGTGATGGTCCTCGACGACCTTCCGAGCTCTGAAAAGCTCGAGACCATGAGTTTGGATCTAGACGGCGGCTGCAGAGTCCGGCTCCCTTCCGCCGTGGTGTTCGCGTCGCTCGTGGATCTCACGATCAAGTTCATGAAGGTGGCGGCCGGGAGCGGCCACCTCCTTGCCCGCCTCTTGTCGTCGGATTGCTGCCCGAGCCTGCAGAAGCTCTGCATGTGGTTCGTCCGGCTGCCTTCTGGGATGAACGAGCTGCTGCTCGAGAACAGCTCGCTGCTGGAGCTGACGCTGGATGACATGGACGACATGTCGCTGATCGAGCTGAGGACTCCCAGCCTTCGGGTTCTCGAGGTCAAGGAGTGCATGGACCTTGAGGTGCTCGTGGTCTCTGCCCCGAGGCTTGAGGAGCTCATGTTCTTGGAAAACAGTTCTCAGGTTCTGATCGACGGGGACTTGTCGTCCGTGGGGAGGCTCAAGCTTGACTT CCAGATGATCAATGCTTAG